From the Cervus elaphus chromosome 20, mCerEla1.1, whole genome shotgun sequence genome, one window contains:
- the GJA8 gene encoding gap junction alpha-8 protein produces MGDWSFLGNILEEVNEHSTVIGRVWLTVLFIFRILILGTAAEFVWGDEQSDFVCNTQQPGCENVCYDEAFPISHIRLWVLQIIFVSTPSLVYVGHAVHHVRMEEKRKEREAEELSQQSPGNGGERAPLAADQGSVKKSSSSSKGTKKFRLEGTLLRTYVCHIIFKTLFEVGFIVGHYFLYGFRILPLYRCSRWPCPNVVDCFVSRPTEKTIFILFMLSVASVSLFLNILELSHLSLKKIRSAFKRPVEQPLGEIPEKSLHSIAVSSIQKAKGYQLLEEEKIVSHYFPLTEVGMVEATPLSAKPFSQFEEKVGPGPLGDLSRAYQETLPSYAQVGAQEAVAEGQPVEAAAELEVGEKSQEAERVSTEGQETLAVLEAEKVEPPEVEEEVEKEEPPPEKVSKQELTPEKAPSLCAELPGEDTRPLSRLSKASSRARSDDLTV; encoded by the coding sequence ATGGGGGACTGGAGTTTCCTGGGGAACATCTTGGAGGAGGTTAATGAGCACTCCACGGTCATCGGCCGCGTATGGCTCACGGTGCTTTTCATCTTTCGGATCCTCATCCTCGGCACTGCAGCAGAGTTCGTGTGGGGGGATGAGCAGTCTGACTTCGTGTGCAACACCCAGCAGCCAGGTTGCGAGAACGTCTGCTACGACGAGGccttccccatctcccacatCCGTCTCTGGGTCCTGCAGATCATCTTCGTCTCCACGCCGTCGCTGGTGTACGTGGGGCACGCGGTGCACCACGTCCGCATGGAGGAGAAGCGCAAGGAGCGCGAGGCCGAGGAGCTGAGCCAGCAGTCGCCGGGCAACGGCGGCGAGAGGGCGCCCCTAGCGGCGGACCAGGGCAGCGTCAagaagagcagcagcagcagcaaaggcacCAAGAAGTTCCGGCTGGAGGGGACCCTGCTGAGGACCTACGTCTGCCACATCATCTTCAAGACCCTCTTTGAGGTGGGCTTCATCGTGGGCCACTACTTCCTGTATGGTTTCCGGATCCTGCCCCTCTACCGCTGCAGCCGGTGGCCCTGCCCCAACGTGGTGGACTGCTTTGTGTCACGACCCACCGAGAAAACCATCTTCATCCTCTTCATGCTCTCCGTGGCCTCCGTGTCCCTCTTTCTCAATATTCTGGAGCTGAGCCACCTGAGCCTGAAGAAAATCCGATCCGCCTTCAAGAGGCCGGTGGAGCAGCCACTGGGGGAGATTCCTGAAAAGTCCCTCCACTCCATTGCCGTCTCCTCCATCCAGAAGGCCAAGGGCTACCAGCTCCTCGAAGAAGAGAAAATCGTGTCCCATTATTTCCCTTTGACGGAGGTGGGGATGGTGGAGGCCACCCCCCTTTCTGCCAAGCCTTTCAGTCAGTTCGAGGAGAAGGTGGGCCCGGGGCCCCTGGGAGACTTGTCCAGGGCCTACCAGGAGACACTGCCTTCCTACGCTCAGGTGGGCGCCCAGGAGGCAGTCGCGGAGGGGCAGCCGGTAGAGGCGGCCGCGGAACTAGAGGTGGGTGAGAAGAGTCAGGAGGCAGAGAGAGTGAGCACAGAAGGCCAAGAGACCCTGGCCGTGCTGGAAGCGGAGAAAGTGGAGCCCCCCGAAGTGGAGGAGGAGGTTGAGAAAGAAGAGCCGCCGCCTGAGAAGGTATCAAAGCAAGAGCTGACGCCTGAGAAGGCGCCTTCGCTGTGTGCGGAGCTGCCGGGGGAAGACACCAGACCCCTGAGCAGGCTGAGCAAAGCCAGCAGCCGGGCCAGGTCAGACGATCTCACCGTGTGA